In Lolium perenne isolate Kyuss_39 chromosome 5, Kyuss_2.0, whole genome shotgun sequence, the sequence AAGATGTTATCACAATATACATAttatgggacagagggagtattagttaAGGTTTGTAGTGATAGTACTGACTAGTGAAGTGGTCGGCAAGGTCAACTGTGCCTGGTGATAACCAACTAACTGGTCAGTGAGGCCTATGGTGGTGATTGCTGTTCCAGGCAGTGGTTGGGAAGGGCTATGGTGGCCGAAACTAGTTGACGCATGTTTGCAGTGACCAGTATAGCTAATATGTGGCACAATGCATCATAACAATAGCTAGTAAGGGTAGGTTTTGTGTGACAAATGGATGAAAACAGCGATAGAGGAAAGGTGAGGAGCATAACTGCTATAGTGCATGTGTTTCACTGGCAGAGTTagtggttgtgttgtgcaagaAGCAAGCGGACTTGGTCATGCTGATGGTCAGTAATGGCAGTGTTAATTGACAGTAGAATCATGGCCATTGGCTGTTTATTACAAACTCTTGGgggcaagaagaagaaagaggagaGATAGTTTGTCACTTTCACTTAATATCGTGCAAAGTGCAAACCCAGTGGAACGTTTTCAGTCTTGTGAATTACTATGGCCTTTCTAACAATAGAGTTTATTTACCAGTTCTTTTTAATCTTGGAGAATATTCACTTGCTATCACAAATTTTACAACATACTAGCCTGGTGGCCGAAATATTCCTTCGACCATGTCCTCGAATAAAAGCTGTGCACGCCAAACTGTACACCGTCTTCATTTTAGATTATTTTCACAATCTAATACAATGAGGTAATCATCAGAATTCACCCCAAAAAATGCTCTGGTTCTTGAGGTGGTGTCTGTTGGACCCTTTTTTCCAGTTCAATGCATCGTTTTGGTTTTTGAAACaccctaatttttttgtgttataGCTGTAATTATGAACAGGAAAAGTATAATCTGGTCAAATATTTGTTGCATGATTGTGTAGTATACACCTTGGGGCTTGAGCCAAACTGTGCATACTTATAGTGAGTGCTGACATCTGATAGAACACCTAATATATAAGCCCTTATTATTATTTGACATGCCAATCAACTCTCTGAGATTTGTCTGATATGTAAAATTAAGCATTACAGGTGAATGAAACATGGGCTCAAGGATATTGAATAGTTACTGGATATATGTTCTTTGCAGTAATATATTGTATTGACATTTATTGAAATGTGTCACTTCAAGTAATGAAAAATTGAAAGTATAAAAAAAACTGAAAGCAATCTCATAATGACAACTTTGTTCGTACCATTGGTTTTTTTTTTCAAGGATGATCCTTTTACAGAAAAGTAGTAAAATATATCCTGCAAATTTATCGTAGATCATGCATAGATGTGGCGGAGTAAGGTACATACCTGGGTGCGTACACAAGATAATACTACTGATATTCAAAATGAATGTGTTTTTATGTCTTTTGTGGAGAACATAAGTATAGGTCGGGTTAAAGGGATTGGACACAGCTTCTAATTTTATAAGAtctaggatttttttttcttGTTATACTTGTTCAATCAATGGTTTCCAGCTATCTGTGCTGAACTTTTAGTCTTGTTTCACTTGACTAATCGATTGCTCACTTTTTTTACTGTAAGGACCCCTGATGGATTTATGGATCTTGAAAATGTAATTAATAATGCATGGTTTGTGGCATTTGGTTCCAGGTAGCGGACCACAATCTTCTGAAGGCTCGAAGTCGGGTCTTGGTGAGGCAGGCTCGAACTCTGGTCTTGGTGAGGCACATCCTTGTGAGGGCTCGAACTCCGGTCTTGGCGAGGTAAGTTCTTCCCAGTTTACAATTCGAAATGCATTTCTGAATCTCGGTAACACTGCTGATGCTTCATAATTAAAACAATTATGTTAACACAGACAAGCCCTGACTTCAGTGGTGCCAGTTTCTCGTTGGATGACAACGAGATCAACGCCTACAACGGCATCCTGAACATCCAAGCGCCTGACTTCACCACCGTCATGGCGATTGTGCACGGCGAAGGGTACTGGACCGATGTTGCGTGGTACTTCCAGGACTCTGACTTCGTGACTCTCCTCAACTTCATGAACAGCCTCGGGCCGGAGACCGTCGAGGACGAGGACTTTCTTGACTTTGCCAACGTCGTGAGCTTCGCGAACAGCCTCGGGAAGGAGTCCGACGAAGAAGACGACATGGTCAGGGTGTTGCTGAATGTGGATGATGTTTCGGAAGAATTGTGAGCAGGCAGGGGGGAGATAGAGCGTAGGGCGTGTCCTGGCATCATCTGGAAGACTAAGTATGCTTGAATATGAAGTTGTGTGGCGCTGGGTTATTTTTTATGTTATACCAAAACTATAAATTGTATTCAGATTGGTTGGTGTGTTGTATGGCTGATGTCTCCGTGCCGTGGGGCGGAGAGGTGATgtatcatgtatgtttgtttcttGTTTTGATGGATGGCAGTATTTTATTTGCAGTAATTGTTTATGTTTGATTTTCTGCAATTTCAAGCTTTTGCACATTCTCATATTACTTCATTTTCTGCATTCTCTATGCTTAAAATTATTTTGTTGGAAGGAAACTTGGCAGTGCGCTGGAAGAACTGTCACCGCAACAGATCGGAAGTGAATCCAATAAATTGTTTATATTTTAGTTTGAGTTCGTTTCCAATGCACAATGCAATAATATAACCTGAAGTTTATAGGAACTTCACATACAACACTATGAGACCTGGCTCCTTTTGGACCATGGAAATCGAACTATAAGTTGTGCGAAAATGTCCGAGCAACTAGGCTGTCCGTGCATGAATCTCCAGGCTTGAAGCTTTTGCGGGAGATCATTAGGAACAGGTCATGTTGTGTGATGCCTAAGTTCGATGGGTGCTGAACTTGTAGGGATTGCACTGCCTTCTTGATCATGT encodes:
- the LOC127298557 gene encoding uncharacterized protein isoform X2, with amino-acid sequence MKYFEKEHGSGPQSSEGSKSGLGEAGSNSGLGEAHPCEGSNSGLGETSPDFSGASFSLDDNEINAYNGILNIQAPDFTTVMAIVHGEGYWTDVAWYFQDSDFVTLLNFMNSLGPETVEDEDFLDFANVVSFANSLGKESDEEDDMVRVLLNVDDVSEEL
- the LOC127298557 gene encoding uncharacterized protein isoform X1 — its product is MGYEGLEPVALSMSQGSGPQSSEGSKSGLGEAGSNSGLGEAHPCEGSNSGLGETSPDFSGASFSLDDNEINAYNGILNIQAPDFTTVMAIVHGEGYWTDVAWYFQDSDFVTLLNFMNSLGPETVEDEDFLDFANVVSFANSLGKESDEEDDMVRVLLNVDDVSEEL